The stretch of DNA CTTTTTGAAGCGACTCATCTTCCATTCTTTTTAATATTTCTTTCATTCGTTCAAGCTGTTCTGGTGTACGTCTGAGTGCTGCTAAGTAGGCTCCTTCAGGCTCCAAGATTTTTCTCATTTCAAAGAGATGCTTAATACTTTCGACATCATCACTTTCTATTCGTACGCGCTGCAGCAATGTTGAATTGGTTGCCTCTTCTACATAAGTCCCCCCGCCCTGCCGTGAAGAGATCATACCTGCAGCCCGGAGCATACTCAATGCTTCGCGTATAGGCACTCTGCTAACACCAAACTGGGCAGACAACTCCATCTCAGTGGGCAGCTTTGATCCGGGGGGAAATGTTCCGGATTCAATCTGGTTCAATAATTCACGAGAGATGACTTGCGAGATCTTTTCCTTTTTTGACATGTTTCGTTCCTTCCTCTCTCTTCATTGCAACAAGAAGTATTGCTTTATTTATAACAAATTTGTATAACAAATTTCAAGTAATTTGTTATACATTTATATTTTAATTTTTCTAAAAGTTGATTTACAAAGCTTTTTATAGACTCTATAATAAATAAAAATGGTAAACAAAACAATATAATCCATTAAATTTGTATAACAAATTTTCGAAGTTCCATAAATTAGTCATGCAAATTTGTTGTTCATAATGTTATTCTTCTTTGAACTGTATGACCATTGGACTTTGAAAAATTTCTACCTTTCTTTGTAAACCCTTACATAATAGGTAGAATCCGTTATAGATAAATGAGATTGTTTTTGTTTTGTGTACTTATTTTAAGCAGGAATCCACGGTCTTTTCATTATGAACATTAGGGGGAATCAGAGTGAAAGATTATTCAAAAGATGTAGAAAAACGAACCATCAAAAAAGTAACTATGCGCCTCATCCCATTCCTTTTTATTCTGTACATCATATCTTATCTGGACAGAGCGAACATTGGATATGCGGCCTTGGACATGAATGCGGATCTTGGCATCACAAGTGAAGTATTTGGATTTATTTCTGGTATTTTCTTTATTGGTTATTTCTTATTTGAAGTGCCAAGCAACATCTTACTGCAGCGTTATGGTTCAAGAGTGTGGATTGCACGGATTTTGATTACCTGGGGGATCGTCTCTGTCGCTACGGCCTTTGCTCAAGAAGCTTCTCACCTTTATATTATCCGCTTCCTGCTTGGTGTCGCTGAAGCCGGCTTTTTCCCTGGAATTATTCTTTATTTAAACTTCTGGTTTAGAAAAAAAGAACTCGCCCGTACCATCGCTATGTTTATGACAGCTATTCCCGTATCTTATATTATCGGCGGGCCATTATCGACATGGATTATGGATAACATTGAGTGGCTTGGTGTTTCAGGCTGGCGCTGGATGTTTATTTTAGAAGGCTCTCCAGCAGTCATTCTAGGAATTGTTACATATTTTTATTTAACAAATAAACCTGAAGAAGCGAAATGGCTTTCTAAAGAAGAAAAAACCTGGCTGATTGAAGAACTTCGTAAGGATAAAGAAGAGCATGAAGGAAAGAAAGAAGTGCAAGAAAAAGATCATAAAAAAGCGCTTACTGATAAAAAAGTGTGGCATTTGGCGATCATTTATTTTGTTTATATTTCAGGAAGCCTTGGTGTTGGCTATTGGATGCCTCAAATTATAAAAGAACTCTCCAGCTTTTTAAGCAATACTCAAATCGGTCTTATATCCACGATTCCTTTTATTGTGGCTACAATTGCGATGAACTACTGGGCAGTACGCTCTGATCGAACTGGCGAAAGAAAAATGCATTCGGCTATTCCACTGGTCATTGGAGCTCTTGCTCTAATTGGAGCTGGATTAACAAGCAATCCATTTCTTTCAATGTTCTTCCTTACTCTGTCTCTTGCTGGAATGTATTGCTTTAAAGGGCCATTTTTCGCACTTCCGTCCATGTTATTAACTCCATCCACAACAGTTGTAGGTATTGCCGTCATTAACTCCATTGGAAATCTGGGCGGTTTTCTTGGACCTTATGCAGTAGGGATGCTTAAGGACTCAACCGGCTCTACAGGTGCAGGACTTATATTCCTTAGCGCCATGCTCCTGATTGGCTTCGTATTAGTATTGTTTATTAAAAACAGTTCGGCACAAGCCAAATCAACCAGCCAGAAAATAATCAAAAAAACAGTTTAGTTTAAAAGATATTCCTATAACACATGCTTTCATAACATGATGAAAACTCGTTTCTTCGACAAGCTATTATATATGCTTACACAACTAAACATAGGAGCAGAAAAATTAAATTTTTCTATTACGCTGAATGATTAAACTATTATTTGTGAATGAAGGAAGTTGATTTTTCTGAAGCAGTGGTGTGCTGCACACTGCATTTATGCGATCCCTTTTAAATGTCTTGTAGTAAAGACAGGTTCACAAAGCACTAAAAGAAAAGCAAACAGCCCAATTCTATGGAGCGGAGAACAAGGTAATCGAGTCAATCGAGTCTTGTTCTCTCTTTTATTTATAACTTCTCTTTCTCCAATGACTTATTGGCTGGTGCAAACCAGCCGATCAAGGCAATGGCCACTAATACGCCATAAAAAACCAGCGTCCAGGCAGTGCTGTGTGGAAAGTGATGGTCTAGGACCCCAATATCCTCGTGGGCAAGCGTAATGACAGCCAGTTTGACACCGACCCAGGCTACAATGGCATAAGCCGTTGTTTCCAATGCCGGACGCTGGTCAAGAAGTTTCACAAACCAGGTTGCTGCATACTTAATCAGGATCAGGCCGGCAATCCCTCCAATCACAACAACTATAAATTGTCCTCCATCCATGCCGCCAAAATCCTCAAGCGGTGAATCTGGAAGGCCAAGAGCTAAAGCAACCGCAGCCAGAATCGAATCAATCGCAAAAGCGAGGTCCGCTAAGGCAATCTTTCCTACTGTAGGCCAGAAACCTTTCCCAGCAGCGTCCTCTTTGATCTCCTCACGAATATTTTCATTTTCTTTCCCGAAACGGGCCTTAATCACATGCTTTAAGCCTAAGTAAAGAAGATACGCTGCTCCTATCGCCTGGATCTGCCAGACATTTGCAATAAACGAAATGGCAAAAAGCGCTGCAAATCGGAAAGCAAATGCCATTATGATTCCATAATTTATCGCTCTTTTTTTCTGATCTTCGGGTAAATGCTTGGCGATAACCGCCAGCACAAGGGCGTTATCAGCCGATAGCAATCCTTCTAATCCAATTAAAATTAACAATGTCCAGGCATATTCCAGCCAGAGTGACTCCATTCATCCCTCTCCTTCCTAAAACGTAAAGTGTGTTGTAAAAATAGCAATATTAACAGTATTACCCTTCTAATCCGTAGGTAACCATTGAATACGGTGGTTTCTTAGAATGTTTCTTCTCTATACGCTAGCAAAAAAAGCCCTCCGAGCCGGGGCGTTTCAAACACAGCATAATACCCTTATGTTGAATCGGTTTCGATTTTAATGGATGTTTTCTTATTATTAGAAAAACTGTTGTGATAGAAAAAGCCCTTTAGGAATTTGCTTATAACTGAAAAGGAACATTCATCATTTTTGTTTTTATCCCTTTTGGTTTAATTTTATCAAGTTACATACTTCAGATTGAACTAATGGATAATAACAAGAAAAGAAAATAAATGGAGTGAAATAAGTTGCCGGATTTTTTAAATAATATACCGTCATTGCCATATCCCTTAAAGATATTACTTTTGTTATTTTATGGTATTTTTCTTCTTCGCACTGCAGGAAAGAAGTCACTTTCAGAAATGACTGTTGCAGAATCTGTAATGAGGATTGCAGTCGGCACGATCATTATTGGACCTTTAGCGTTAAAGACGGAGTGGGAAGCCATTTACGGAGGTACGTTGTTTATTATAGGGATTGTCTTATTAATGAAAATGCAAATATGGTTCCCAAAATTAAGAGAACTGTTCATAGGAGTACCATCTGTATTAATTAAAGATGGAAAGATGAAATTAGATGAATTAAAAAAAGCGCGATTAACAACTGATGAACTGGAAGTCGCACTTCGCCAGCAAAAAATCGGAAGCATTGAAGACGTAGAACTGGCTATATTAGAATCTAACGGACATTTATCGACTGTTCTAAAGCCGGGTAAGGCTCCTGCAACCAAAGAAGATATCCAAAAAATATTGGACCTATTAGCTGAAAACGGGATTCGTTCTTCTTCAACAAAGGAATCTTCCCCCACTACACCACCCTTGTTTAAAGAGGCTTATGATGAATCGAAGAATTTGGATTTTAAGCCTGAAGAGTCCTGAATTAAAAAGAAATTCCAAGGAATCCATAAATACCTTGGACTATTACCAAATGCAACATAATATCATTTATGTTATATTCGTAAATGAAGTCTTACCGTCTTTAAATCAACAGTAACGTTTAACAAAACCTTTTCCTAAAAAAATGCCCTCTTTGATTTTGTTACCAGCGTGAGAAGAGCAGAAACGATCCATACTGTTAAGGCAAGGCAAATCAAAAACCCATTAGGGAGTGATTGATCATGTCACGCAGCAACCGACTATTGGCTTCAGGTGCCCAGCAGGCTATTGACCAGATAAAGTAAGAAATTGCTTCTAAATTTGGTGTTCAGCTAGGTGCGGATACAACAGCGCGTGAAAACGGTTCTGTCGGCGGTGAAATCACGAAGCGTCTTGTAGAAATGACGAAACAGCAATTGTCTAGCTTTTCAAACATGTAAATGTGGCCATGTAGACAAAAAGAAGCGAAAAAGACACACGTTTGCGTGTGTCAAATGCCAGTATAAACTTCACGCTGATGCGAATGCGGCCATTAATATTTCGAAAGCCACCAGCGGCCTTTCAAAAAAGAAAAACAAACAAGCAGCTTAACCTAGTCCTGTGGTAACAGCAGGACCGCCTGTAAGGTACATGTATGCCGAAGGCATACAAAACGAAGCAGGACGGGCTAATGACACCGCCCTTAACTGAAGGGGAGTTCTAAACAGAAATGGACTGGGAACGCGTTCGCACTTCAGAATCCCACCCGTCTCACCGCAAGGTGAAGGGCTTGCAGCTTTAGCCGTGGGAGTGTCAACTAAGAATAACGTAAATAATATTAACGTCATAAACCCTATACTAAACATATAGAAGGTGGTTTCTACCTCCCCTATATTTTCTCTTAATGTTCCTCCTATTGCTCCTTCAATACTTAAAGAAGCACCTGCTATAAGGGCTAAAAAATAAAATAATAGTTTTATGAATATCTCCTTTTACATAATATGCATCCGCCTGCATATATTTAATGACAAATTTTCTTTCTATATAATGCTAAAAATACTTTTTACGTGGCAGCAGGGTCAAGTGCGTTAATACAAAGTTTTTGATGCAACTTAGGAAGGTTTGGGAGTTAAATATTTAGTATTTAAATACTCTCCTCACCGTGAATCCAGCCTGGGATATAGTGAAGCCATTTGAACTTCCACATTCCCGCATCACGGCGCAGCCGACTTTCATAACGGGCACCAAAGATAGGAACATCTAAAGTTTCTCTTGTTGGAATGAATGGTACAACACGATAGATGTCCATCGTTGCAGTATCTCCTGTAACGTTCATACGGAAATTTGTCGCTGCGTGCTGCATGTAGGGTTGTCCGTTACGCAACATTTTCAACAAACTCACAATCTCCCGTCGTCCGTCCATAGGTCCAAATGGAGACATATCTGCTTTTGCGTCCTCAGTAAAGGCAGTTGTCAGCAAGCTAAAGTCAGCTTGGTCTAATGCCCAGGCATAGCGAATGTACGCTTCGGCCACCTGTTCTTCATCCGTACCCCGCTCATCAGGTTTGGGAAAAACTTGCCAAGGTGCGTCCAGCTCGCTTAGGATCATCGGAGCTACTACTTTCCCACGCCAGCCG from Domibacillus sp. DTU_2020_1001157_1_SI_ALB_TIR_016 encodes:
- a CDS encoding FadR/GntR family transcriptional regulator yields the protein MSKKEKISQVISRELLNQIESGTFPPGSKLPTEMELSAQFGVSRVPIREALSMLRAAGMISSRQGGGTYVEEATNSTLLQRVRIESDDVESIKHLFEMRKILEPEGAYLAALRRTPEQLERMKEILKRMEDESLQKGMSAIDADIDFHRSVILATHNPIMIQTLENLSSLYKRSLDITLRPNAELKQRREAVYKEHYNILLAIEAEEPELAKIQCVIHLKNAEKKLSLLLRDYTV
- a CDS encoding MFS transporter, which gives rise to MKDYSKDVEKRTIKKVTMRLIPFLFILYIISYLDRANIGYAALDMNADLGITSEVFGFISGIFFIGYFLFEVPSNILLQRYGSRVWIARILITWGIVSVATAFAQEASHLYIIRFLLGVAEAGFFPGIILYLNFWFRKKELARTIAMFMTAIPVSYIIGGPLSTWIMDNIEWLGVSGWRWMFILEGSPAVILGIVTYFYLTNKPEEAKWLSKEEKTWLIEELRKDKEEHEGKKEVQEKDHKKALTDKKVWHLAIIYFVYISGSLGVGYWMPQIIKELSSFLSNTQIGLISTIPFIVATIAMNYWAVRSDRTGERKMHSAIPLVIGALALIGAGLTSNPFLSMFFLTLSLAGMYCFKGPFFALPSMLLTPSTTVVGIAVINSIGNLGGFLGPYAVGMLKDSTGSTGAGLIFLSAMLLIGFVLVLFIKNSSAQAKSTSQKIIKKTV
- a CDS encoding TerC family protein, encoding MESLWLEYAWTLLILIGLEGLLSADNALVLAVIAKHLPEDQKKRAINYGIIMAFAFRFAALFAISFIANVWQIQAIGAAYLLYLGLKHVIKARFGKENENIREEIKEDAAGKGFWPTVGKIALADLAFAIDSILAAVALALGLPDSPLEDFGGMDGGQFIVVVIGGIAGLILIKYAATWFVKLLDQRPALETTAYAIVAWVGVKLAVITLAHEDIGVLDHHFPHSTAWTLVFYGVLVAIALIGWFAPANKSLEKEKL
- a CDS encoding DUF421 domain-containing protein — protein: MPDFLNNIPSLPYPLKILLLLFYGIFLLRTAGKKSLSEMTVAESVMRIAVGTIIIGPLALKTEWEAIYGGTLFIIGIVLLMKMQIWFPKLRELFIGVPSVLIKDGKMKLDELKKARLTTDELEVALRQQKIGSIEDVELAILESNGHLSTVLKPGKAPATKEDIQKILDLLAENGIRSSSTKESSPTTPPLFKEAYDESKNLDFKPEES
- a CDS encoding DMT family transporter, whose protein sequence is MFIKLLFYFLALIAGASLSIEGAIGGTLRENIGEVETTFYMFSIGFMTLILFTLFLVDTPTAKAASPSPCGETGGILKCERVPSPFLFRTPLQLRAVSLARPASFCMPSAYMYLTGGPAVTTGLG
- a CDS encoding nuclear transport factor 2 family protein, whose translation is MNANHNIKPAEPNRAEIQKIFLDFSSALEANNLSSIKNHFTPDAVAKFSHLGELRGVDAIIKGLAYSGPELDVIRYKVTNSYVAVSGGQASQSAYMTGILADDLQDGELDSFSFGGHFANTYIRTNEGWKISYLRFEMDWQRGNSNYVTDWKLPDGTGGWRGKVVAPMILSELDAPWQVFPKPDERGTDEEQVAEAYIRYAWALDQADFSLLTTAFTEDAKADMSPFGPMDGRREIVSLLKMLRNGQPYMQHAATNFRMNVTGDTATMDIYRVVPFIPTRETLDVPIFGARYESRLRRDAGMWKFKWLHYIPGWIHGEESI